In the genome of Monodelphis domestica isolate mMonDom1 chromosome 2, mMonDom1.pri, whole genome shotgun sequence, one region contains:
- the LOC107651095 gene encoding endogenous retrovirus group K member 8 Gag polyprotein-like translates to MTTHTTNNQSRQQPPHIQQPTSLQLPAVTLRVVRGWSPTSGSPRWGPSDPWTTEEKFGAEIETTVTGRDRIDDPEEGVDLGLLRFRPCASTAARKPGKRDLCVTENMGKTLSKEALFIKELKERIKERNVEVKKRDLLRFFSFIEQRCPWLIFHGPGIHPLTWDKVGRDLNDFARSGQPIPEDFFTFYGLIRDILKEADSSAQVSHLLSLAEHAIEESKKQTEETPELGNMDKKYKTPSQEIPELDNMDKKYKTPSLLDEPINTPSHLPEPLPPSHRPALYPVLYDSNTPETLNPAYQTELDEAAAGYHPPDFLKNKPPPYNPLYPSSILPTLPNTNDLKIATAHLTKQIADLKQFIDLQHEIGHLTSQLHDLQVATMKPISHSKKPKNNPSKLQKPLLALPVVTRRRTTTGTTPEDVDIEEIPDELSQPHQNSPPVSSESDREEGDEEANQGVHTTDTTRPHAHPFKRLKFKQIKDLHSAVKNYGLNAPFTLSILESLGGEGHLLPSEWTKVIQSVLSRGQFLTWKAEFQERVENQAKSNLTNPQTANWTVDKLIGRGRYAPDTVQLRLPPGLLMQTAHAALAAWRAVPASGAITAPISKILQGPNEPYAQFVARLLETTERVLGQDGTDNPVVRHLAIENANPACKAALRGKSRELDLNGMIRLCNDIDSYDHRINKSISLAIGAAIQATRQNAPRNCFKCGMPGHFARECPSNQATPSLPFSPSGVPSRPPPSVCPKCRKGLHWARDCRSKTTSNGQNIQHVQGNGMRGSLGSPFPTPLLEPQQAVQAWTSVPPPPEY, encoded by the exons gggtcgtaaggggctggtccccgacATCTGGCAGCCCAAGGTGGGGCCCGAGCGACCCCTGGACGACTGAGGAAAAGTTCGGCGCCGAAATCGAGACTACAGTAACGGGTAGGGATCGAATAGACGATCCTGAGGAAGG TGTTGACCTGGGATTACTGCGGTTCCGTCCCTGCGCGAGCACGGCGGCCAGGAAACCAGGGAAGCGAGACTTATGTGTGACTGAAAATATGGGGAAAACACTGTCTAAGGAAGCTCTgtttataaaagaattaaaagaaagaattaaagagcGCAATGTAGAAGTTAAGAAAAGAGATCTGTTGCGCTTCTTCTCCTTCATTGAACAACGCTGCCCGTGGCTCATTTTCCATGGCCCTGGCATTCACCCCCTAACTTGGGATAAGGTTGGCCGAGACCTTAATGATTTTGCACGCTCAGGTCAGCCCATCCCTGAGGATTTCTTTACCTTTTATGGCCTGATTCGGGACATCCTTAAAGAGGCTGATTCCAGCGCACAGGTCTCCCACCTCCTCAGCCTTGCTGAGCACGCTATTGAGGAAAGTAAAAAACAGACTGAAGAAACCCCTGAATTAGGCAACATggataaaaaatacaaaaccccGTCTCAAGAAATCCCTGAATTAGACAACATggataaaaaatacaaaaccccGTCTCTCTTAGACGAACCTATTAACACCCCCTCACACTTACCAGAACCACTGCCTCCCTCCCACAGACCCGCTCTCTATCCTGTCCTTTACGATAGCAATACACCAGAGACCCTCAATCCCGCATACCAGACTGAACTGGATGAGGCGGCAGCCGGATACCACCCTCCAGACTTCCTTAAAAACAAGCCCCCTCCCTACAATCCGCTTTACCCTTCCTCGATTTTACCAACTCTTCCCAATACAAATGACCTAAAGATAGCCACTGCTCATTTAACTAAGCAAATCGCTGATCTCAAACAATTTATAGACTTACAACATGAGATCGGCCACTTAACAAGCCAATTACATGACCTTCAGGTCGCCACCATGAAACCAATCTCACATtcaaaaaaacctaaaaacaaCCCCTCCAAACTACAAAAGCCCCTCCTGGCCCTCCCGGTAGTTACCAGGCGTAGGACCACCACCGGTACCACCCCGGAGGATGTAGACATAGAGGAGATCCCTGACGAACTGTCCCAACCCCACCAAAATTCACCCCCCGTTTCCTCTGAATCTGACAGAGAGGAGGGGGATGAAGAAGCGAATCAAGGGGTCCATACCACCGATACAACTCGGCCCCATGCCCACCCATTtaaaagacttaaattcaaacagATTAAGGACCTCCATTCAGCAGTAAAAAACTATGGCCTCAATGCTCCCTTTACCCTTTCTATCTTGGAAAGTCTCGGGGGAGAAGGGCACTTACTCCCCTCAGAATGGACTAAGGTTATACAATCTGTCTTGTCTAGAGGCCAGTTCTTAACCTGGAAGGCAGAGTTTCAGGAAAGGGTAGAAAATCAAGCAAAATCAAATCTCACAAACCCCCAAACAGCCAATTGGACAGTAGACAAACTCATCGGTCGTGGTCGTTATGCCCCTGACACCGTGCAATTGAGATTGCCTCCTGGCCTCCTCATGCAAACTGCCCACGCCGCCTTAGCCGCATGGCGCGCTGTCCCTGCCTCCGGGGCCATCACCGCCCCGATCTCTAAAATCCTCCAGGGACCAAACGAGCCCTATGCTCAATTTGTAGCCAGACTCTTAGAGACAACAGAAAGGGTCTTGGGACAGGACGGTACCGATAACCCAGTGGTTAGACACCTGGCCATTGAAAACGCCAATCCTGCCTGTAAGGCCGCCCTTAGAGGAAAATCTAGAGAGCTTGATCTGAACGGCATGATCCGCTTATGTAATGATATTGACTCTTATGACCACAGAATTAACAAATCTATCTCCTTAGCTATTGGAGCAGCCATTCAAGCCACCCGACAGAACGCTCCCCGTAATTGTTTTAAGTGCGGCATGCCCGGACATTTTGCTCGTGAATGTCCCTCCAATCAGGCTACCCCTAGTTTACCTTTCAGCCCCTCGGGTGTGCCTTCGAGACCGCCCCCAAGCGTCTGTCCGAAATGTCGGAAAGGGCTTCATTGGGCCCGCGACTGCCGCTCCAAAACTACCTCAAATGGACAAAATATTCAACATGTCCAGGGAAACGGGATGCGGGGCTCCCTCGGGAGCCCCTTCCCCACGCCCTTGCTCGAGCCACAACAGGCAGTGCAGGCTTGGACCTCTGTTCCTCCTCCACCAGAATATTAA